One Owenweeksia hongkongensis DSM 17368 genomic region harbors:
- a CDS encoding PhzF family phenazine biosynthesis protein: protein MALLPFQLFQVFDNPKMGFIGNTSTVLFLDKELSDDTMQRIAADQLQPATTFLWKTQKDDEYNVRWFAPDAEIGLCGHGSMAAMAYVHNLTGEKEIKLNYKTGSVEAEAIDQFSGVLIIEQIHTLPEEPVPNAIKKGLGIPILGFYPTGNKHIILTDTEKRVREMNPNFSKLRESDVFGYAVTAPGDKVDFVSRTLVPHVHQLEDPATGSSHAALFPFWGKKLNKADMIANQLSKRGGTFKGELIQEKIRLIGSFKTLSEGVIDIDSYKN, encoded by the coding sequence GTGGCTTTACTCCCCTTTCAACTTTTTCAGGTTTTCGATAACCCAAAGATGGGTTTCATTGGAAATACATCTACAGTGCTGTTTCTCGATAAAGAATTAAGTGACGACACGATGCAACGTATTGCTGCCGATCAATTGCAGCCTGCAACCACATTCCTTTGGAAAACACAAAAAGATGATGAATATAATGTACGATGGTTTGCACCAGATGCAGAAATAGGCTTATGCGGTCACGGATCAATGGCTGCTATGGCTTACGTTCATAATCTCACTGGTGAGAAAGAGATTAAGCTCAATTATAAGACGGGAAGCGTTGAGGCTGAAGCAATTGATCAATTTTCTGGAGTTCTTATCATTGAACAAATCCATACTCTGCCCGAAGAGCCCGTTCCCAATGCTATTAAAAAAGGACTAGGAATTCCCATTCTTGGTTTTTACCCCACGGGGAATAAGCACATAATTTTGACGGATACGGAAAAGCGTGTTCGTGAAATGAATCCAAACTTTTCTAAACTCAGAGAAAGTGATGTATTTGGTTACGCTGTCACAGCTCCTGGAGATAAAGTTGATTTTGTGAGTCGAACATTAGTTCCTCATGTTCATCAATTAGAAGATCCTGCAACAGGCTCGTCTCATGCTGCTCTTTTTCCTTTTTGGGGAAAGAAATTGAATAAGGCAGATATGATAGCTAATCAACTTAGTAAGCGTGGAGGAACCTTTAAAGGCGAACTAATTCAAGAAAAAATTCGGCTAATCGGCAGCTTTAAAACCCTATCTGAAGGTGTAATTGACATAGATTCTTACAAAAACTAG
- the trxA gene encoding thioredoxin, with protein sequence MPTVQLTTEEFKAKVFDYTKHKDWTFHGDKPAIIDFYADWCGPCKAVAPLFEQLSDENEEVVIYKVDTEAEQELAAAFGIQSIPSILFIPMEGQPMMQKGALPKNVLQKVIDEELKPSIKS encoded by the coding sequence ATGCCTACAGTACAATTAACTACAGAAGAATTTAAAGCCAAAGTATTTGATTACACCAAACATAAAGACTGGACTTTTCATGGAGACAAGCCAGCCATTATCGATTTTTATGCAGACTGGTGTGGGCCGTGTAAAGCGGTAGCTCCTCTTTTTGAGCAGCTTAGTGATGAAAACGAAGAGGTGGTTATTTATAAAGTAGACACGGAAGCAGAACAAGAACTGGCCGCAGCTTTTGGTATTCAAAGCATACCCTCCATCCTATTCATTCCAATGGAAGGACAACCTATGATGCAAAAAGGAGCATTACCTAAAAACGTTCTCCAAAAGGTGATTGATGAAGAATTGAAGCCAAGCATTAAAAGCTAA
- a CDS encoding TetR/AcrR family transcriptional regulator gives MTEKQEKILEAALQLFAEQGYAATSTSKVAKVAGVSEGLIFRHFKNKEGLLEAIFETVAERTKAIFADIVLSTDPEEVISKALEMPFMIDPGEYRVWRLTYAMKWQVQNYSREKVEPLKLAVKNAFDKLGYENPDAESELILMQLDGAATAILLHEPDNKMEILKCLKAKYNL, from the coding sequence ATGACAGAAAAGCAAGAGAAAATATTGGAAGCAGCATTGCAACTTTTTGCTGAGCAGGGGTATGCAGCAACTTCCACAAGTAAAGTAGCCAAGGTAGCTGGCGTTTCTGAAGGTTTGATTTTTAGACACTTTAAAAATAAGGAAGGTCTACTTGAGGCTATTTTTGAAACGGTAGCTGAAAGGACAAAAGCAATTTTTGCAGATATAGTATTGTCAACTGACCCGGAGGAGGTGATTAGTAAAGCACTGGAGATGCCATTTATGATTGATCCTGGTGAATATAGGGTTTGGAGACTCACATATGCTATGAAATGGCAGGTTCAAAATTACAGCAGAGAAAAGGTAGAACCTTTGAAATTAGCTGTAAAAAATGCTTTTGACAAGCTTGGCTACGAAAACCCTGATGCAGAAAGTGAATTGATCTTGATGCAACTCGATGGAGCGGCTACAGCTATTTTGTTGCACGAACCAGATAATAAAATGGAGATTTTAAAATGCTTGAAGGCAAAGTATAATCTCTAA
- a CDS encoding NAD-dependent epimerase/dehydratase family protein, which produces MEIDKSKPVMVTGANGYVASWLVKKLLDEGITVHAAVRNPNKKDKYQHLDNLAANAPGRIKYFKTDLLEEGSYAEAMEGCELVYHTASPYILNVKNPQKELIDPALKGTQNVLNQASKTPSVKRVVVTGSCAAIYTDAIDCKSAPNGTLTEEVWNTSSSLDYQPYSYSKTLAEKEAWKIADGQNQWDLVVINPSGVFGPALSMNTDSESISILKQFADGALKMGAPKVGIGLVDVRDLAEAHYLAGYTPAANGRNIISGHNTNFLEMGLALQERYGSSYPIPKSALPKWLLMIIGPIVNKALSRRFIKNNVNIEWKADNSKSKKELGVKYRPLEQTMEDSFQFLIESGLTSKK; this is translated from the coding sequence ATGGAAATTGATAAATCAAAGCCAGTGATGGTAACCGGAGCTAATGGTTATGTAGCAAGTTGGTTGGTGAAAAAATTGCTCGATGAGGGCATTACCGTCCATGCTGCTGTACGGAATCCTAACAAAAAAGATAAGTACCAGCATCTGGATAATTTAGCTGCTAATGCCCCCGGTAGGATAAAATATTTCAAAACTGATTTATTGGAAGAAGGCTCTTATGCAGAGGCAATGGAAGGATGCGAACTGGTGTATCACACGGCCTCACCTTATATTTTAAACGTTAAGAATCCACAAAAAGAGCTTATTGACCCTGCTTTAAAAGGTACACAGAATGTATTGAATCAAGCCAGTAAAACTCCTTCGGTAAAAAGGGTAGTGGTGACTGGTAGTTGCGCTGCGATATATACTGATGCTATAGACTGCAAGTCAGCTCCTAATGGCACTCTTACGGAAGAAGTTTGGAATACCAGTTCTTCGTTGGATTATCAGCCGTATTCTTATTCAAAAACCTTGGCCGAAAAAGAGGCCTGGAAAATTGCGGATGGCCAAAATCAGTGGGACTTAGTTGTTATAAATCCTAGCGGTGTTTTTGGTCCAGCATTGAGCATGAATACAGACTCTGAGAGTATTAGCATTTTGAAGCAATTTGCCGATGGTGCCTTAAAAATGGGAGCACCTAAGGTAGGTATTGGTTTAGTAGATGTTCGCGACTTAGCAGAGGCACATTACCTTGCTGGCTATACACCAGCTGCAAATGGGCGAAACATTATTTCTGGTCACAATACAAATTTTCTTGAAATGGGCCTCGCCCTTCAGGAGAGGTATGGAAGTAGTTACCCAATTCCTAAGTCTGCTCTACCAAAATGGTTACTGATGATTATCGGTCCAATAGTAAATAAGGCACTGTCGAGGAGATTCATCAAAAATAATGTGAACATAGAATGGAAGGCAGATAATTCTAAGAGTAAAAAAGAGCTTGGAGTGAAATACAGACCTTTAGAACAAACCATGGAGGACTCTTTTCAATTTTTAATTGAAAGTGGTTTAACTTCTAAAAAGTAA
- a CDS encoding glutathione peroxidase, giving the protein MNFYDLEALTPSGKPIKMSDYKGKVVLIVNTATQCGLTPQFEGLEKLHQQYKGQGLVVLGFPCNQFGGQEPLSNDEMESTCQVNHGVSFQLTEKVDVNGPGTHPVFKYLKSKFWSILGRSIKWNFTKFLVGPDGKPYQRYAPTTKPEKLEKDILKLLKTTKATA; this is encoded by the coding sequence ATGAATTTTTACGATTTAGAAGCTTTGACACCAAGCGGCAAGCCCATAAAAATGAGTGACTACAAAGGTAAGGTTGTACTTATTGTAAATACAGCAACTCAATGTGGTTTAACCCCTCAGTTTGAAGGTTTGGAAAAACTACACCAACAATACAAAGGTCAAGGGCTGGTTGTATTAGGTTTCCCCTGTAATCAGTTTGGCGGGCAAGAACCTTTGAGTAATGATGAAATGGAAAGTACCTGTCAGGTGAATCACGGGGTGAGTTTTCAGCTTACTGAAAAGGTGGACGTGAATGGCCCTGGTACTCACCCAGTTTTCAAATATTTGAAGAGTAAGTTTTGGTCAATTTTGGGAAGAAGTATCAAATGGAATTTTACCAAATTTTTGGTTGGACCAGATGGAAAGCCCTACCAAAGATATGCTCCTACCACCAAGCCAGAAAAGCTAGAAAAAGACATTTTGAAATTATTAAAAACAACAAAAGCTACAGCATGA
- a CDS encoding NAD-dependent epimerase/dehydratase family protein, whose amino-acid sequence MKVIVTGASGMVGKGVLLECLDHPKVVEVLSIGRRTLDLTHPKLKQIEHKDFSEFESIADQLTGYDACYACMGVSSAGMKEEQYRTMTYDYTMALANVLYGLNAKMTFIYVSGQGTDSSEKGRIMWARIKGKTENDIFKLGFKQAYAFRPGAIIPMRGVESSSKLYNFLIKSLGWLIKLMKKISPNSIVNTQQIGVAMINASIAGFDKEIIGPKEILMLAE is encoded by the coding sequence ATGAAAGTAATAGTTACAGGGGCAAGCGGAATGGTTGGTAAGGGTGTTTTACTGGAATGTTTAGATCACCCTAAAGTTGTGGAAGTGTTGTCCATAGGAAGAAGAACCTTGGACTTAACCCATCCAAAACTGAAGCAAATAGAACACAAAGATTTTTCGGAGTTTGAATCTATAGCAGATCAGCTTACCGGCTATGATGCCTGTTACGCCTGTATGGGTGTTAGTTCGGCAGGAATGAAAGAGGAGCAATACAGAACAATGACTTATGATTATACCATGGCTCTGGCAAATGTGTTGTATGGTTTAAACGCAAAAATGACCTTCATATATGTTTCTGGCCAAGGAACAGACTCTTCGGAAAAAGGAAGGATTATGTGGGCTCGGATAAAGGGTAAAACGGAGAATGATATTTTTAAATTAGGATTCAAACAAGCTTATGCGTTTCGACCCGGAGCCATTATTCCAATGCGAGGTGTAGAGTCTAGTAGTAAGCTTTATAACTTTCTAATTAAGAGTTTAGGTTGGCTCATTAAGCTGATGAAGAAAATATCACCAAACTCCATTGTTAACACCCAGCAAATTGGGGTAGCTATGATAAATGCAAGCATCGCAGGGTTTGATAAAGAGATAATTGGGCCAAAGGAAATCTTAATGTTAGCTGAGTAA